A window from Pseudomonas frederiksbergensis encodes these proteins:
- a CDS encoding TOBE domain-containing protein, with the protein MTIKAINVRNQFKGSIKEIVLGDVLSEIDVQTASGIVTSVITTRSVKELELVVGSEVIAFVKSTEVSIAKL; encoded by the coding sequence ATGACGATCAAAGCCATCAACGTTCGTAACCAGTTCAAAGGCTCCATCAAGGAAATCGTACTCGGCGACGTGCTGTCGGAAATCGACGTACAAACCGCTTCCGGCATCGTCACTTCGGTAATCACCACTCGCTCGGTGAAAGAGCTGGAACTGGTAGTCGGCAGCGAAGTGATCGCGTTTGTGAAATCCACCGAAGTGTCGATCGCCAAGTTGTAA
- the ssuB gene encoding aliphatic sulfonates ABC transporter ATP-binding protein — protein sequence MTAQQPPRLLHGIPLAVRKLQKTFGARQVLREIDLHIPAGQFVAVVGRSGCGKSTLLRLLAGLDKPTGGELRAGSAPLSAAREDTRLMFQEARLLPWKKVIDNVGLGLKGNWRAQALEALESVGLADRANEWPAALSGGQKQRVALARALIHQPRLLLLDEPLGALDALTRIEMQQLIERLWQKHGFTVLLVTHDVSEAVSIADRVILIEEGEVGLDLHVELPRPRVRGSHRLAALETEVLNRVLALPGEPPAPEPVSPLPTQLRWAQ from the coding sequence ATGACGGCTCAACAACCTCCACGCCTGCTGCACGGGATTCCGCTGGCAGTGCGCAAACTGCAGAAGACGTTTGGTGCACGACAGGTTTTGCGCGAGATCGATCTGCACATCCCGGCGGGTCAGTTTGTCGCCGTGGTCGGTCGTAGCGGTTGCGGCAAAAGCACCTTGCTGCGCTTGCTCGCCGGTCTCGACAAACCCACGGGCGGTGAACTGCGCGCGGGCTCCGCGCCCCTGAGTGCGGCGCGGGAAGACACTCGATTGATGTTTCAGGAAGCGCGCTTGCTGCCATGGAAAAAGGTTATCGACAACGTCGGCCTCGGGCTCAAGGGCAACTGGCGTGCGCAAGCGCTGGAAGCGTTGGAGTCGGTGGGCCTGGCTGATCGCGCCAATGAATGGCCGGCCGCCTTGTCCGGCGGCCAGAAGCAACGCGTGGCCCTGGCCCGCGCGCTGATTCACCAACCGCGTTTGCTGTTGCTCGACGAACCACTGGGCGCGCTGGATGCCCTGACCCGAATTGAAATGCAGCAACTGATCGAACGGCTCTGGCAAAAGCACGGTTTCACTGTGTTGCTGGTCACCCACGACGTCAGTGAAGCGGTGTCGATTGCCGACCGGGTGATCCTGATCGAAGAGGGCGAAGTCGGCCTCGACCTCCATGTTGAGTTGCCGCGCCCTCGGGTTCGCGGCTCCCATCGGCTTGCGGCGCTGGAAACCGAAGTCCTCAATCGCGTACTGGCGTTGCCCGGGGAACCGCCGGCTCCGGAACCTGTTTCACCCTTGCCCACGCAATTGCGCTGGGCTCAATAA
- the ssuC gene encoding aliphatic sulfonate ABC transporter permease SsuC encodes MKKLIHSLAPWALPVLLLAVWQLSVSAGWLSTRILPAPIAVIEAAVSLVRSGEIWTHLAISGWRAALGFAIGGSIGLALGFITGLSKWGERLLDSSVQMIRNVPHLALIPLVILWFGIDESAKIFLVALGTLFPIYLNTYHGIRNVDPALVEMSRSYGLSGFSLFRQVILPGALPSILVGVRFALGFMWLTLIVAETISASSGIGYLAMNAREFLQTDVVVLAILLYAVLGKLADLAARGLERVWLRWHPAYQVVKGGAA; translated from the coding sequence ATGAAGAAACTTATCCATAGCCTCGCGCCATGGGCGTTGCCGGTGTTGCTGCTGGCGGTGTGGCAGTTGTCGGTGTCGGCGGGCTGGTTGTCGACACGGATTTTGCCGGCACCCATCGCCGTCATCGAAGCCGCCGTCAGCCTGGTGCGCAGCGGTGAAATCTGGACGCACCTGGCGATCAGCGGCTGGCGCGCAGCGCTGGGCTTCGCCATCGGCGGCAGCATCGGCCTGGCTTTGGGCTTCATCACTGGCCTGTCGAAATGGGGCGAACGGCTGCTCGACAGTTCGGTGCAGATGATCCGCAACGTGCCGCACCTGGCGCTGATTCCACTGGTGATCCTGTGGTTCGGCATCGATGAGTCGGCGAAGATTTTCCTGGTGGCGTTGGGCACGTTGTTCCCGATCTACCTCAACACTTATCACGGCATTCGCAACGTCGATCCGGCACTGGTGGAAATGTCCCGCAGTTATGGCTTGTCCGGTTTCAGCCTGTTCCGACAGGTGATCCTGCCGGGCGCGCTGCCTTCGATTCTGGTCGGCGTGCGGTTCGCGCTGGGCTTCATGTGGCTGACGTTGATCGTCGCGGAAACCATTTCCGCCAGCTCCGGCATCGGCTACCTGGCGATGAATGCCCGGGAGTTCTTGCAGACGGACGTGGTGGTGCTGGCGATTCTTTTGTATGCCGTGCTCGGCAAACTCGCCGACCTCGCGGCCCGTGGACTTGAACGCGTGTGGTTGCGCTGGCACCCGGCCTATCAGGTTGTCAAAGGCGGTGCGGCATGA
- the ssuD gene encoding FMNH2-dependent alkanesulfonate monooxygenase, with protein sequence MSLNIFWFLPTHGDGHYLGTAEGARAVDHGYLQQVAQAADRLGFGGVLIPTGRSCEDSWLVAASLIPVTQRLKFLVALRPGIISPTVAARQAATLDRLSGGRALFNLVTGGDPEELAGDGLFLTHEERYQASVEFTRIWRRVLEGETVDYDGQHISVKGAKLLYPPIQQPRPPLYFGGSSEAAQDLAAEQVEMVLTWGEPPAAVAEKIEQVRAKAAKLGRTVRFGIRLHVIVRETNAEAWQAADRLISHLDDDTIARAQASLARFDSVGQQRMAALHGGSRDNLEVSPNLWAGVGLVRGGAGTALVGDGPTVAARVKEYADLGIDTFIFSGYPHLEESYRVAELLFPHLDIERPELPKSAGYVSPFGEMVANDILPKAASQS encoded by the coding sequence ATGAGCCTCAATATCTTCTGGTTCCTGCCTACCCACGGCGACGGCCATTACCTTGGTACCGCCGAAGGCGCTCGCGCCGTCGACCACGGTTATCTGCAACAAGTCGCGCAAGCGGCGGATCGGCTGGGCTTCGGCGGGGTACTGATTCCTACCGGGCGTTCTTGCGAAGATTCGTGGCTGGTGGCCGCGTCGCTGATCCCGGTGACCCAGCGTTTGAAATTCCTCGTCGCCCTGCGCCCCGGGATCATTTCCCCGACGGTGGCCGCGCGTCAGGCTGCGACGCTGGATCGCCTGTCCGGCGGCCGTGCCTTGTTCAATCTGGTAACCGGCGGTGATCCGGAAGAATTGGCCGGCGACGGTTTGTTCCTGACTCACGAAGAGCGCTATCAAGCCTCGGTGGAATTCACCCGCATCTGGCGCCGCGTGCTGGAAGGCGAAACCGTTGATTACGACGGTCAGCACATCAGCGTGAAGGGCGCGAAGTTGCTCTACCCGCCGATCCAGCAACCGCGTCCGCCGCTGTACTTCGGCGGTTCTTCGGAAGCGGCGCAGGATCTGGCAGCTGAGCAGGTTGAAATGGTTTTGACCTGGGGCGAACCGCCGGCCGCCGTTGCCGAGAAGATCGAACAAGTGCGCGCCAAAGCCGCGAAGCTCGGGCGCACCGTGCGCTTCGGCATTCGCTTGCATGTGATCGTTCGTGAAACCAATGCCGAAGCCTGGCAAGCGGCGGATCGGCTGATCTCTCATCTGGACGACGACACCATCGCTCGCGCCCAGGCTTCTCTGGCGCGCTTCGACTCGGTCGGCCAGCAACGCATGGCCGCCCTGCATGGCGGCAGCCGTGACAACCTGGAAGTCAGCCCCAACCTGTGGGCGGGTGTCGGCCTGGTGCGTGGCGGTGCCGGTACGGCATTGGTGGGCGACGGTCCGACTGTGGCCGCCCGCGTGAAGGAATACGCGGACCTGGGCATCGACACGTTCATCTTCTCCGGTTACCCACACCTGGAAGAGTCGTACCGTGTCGCCGAATTGCTGTTCCCGCACCTCGATATCGAGCGTCCGGAACTACCGAAAAGCGCCGGTTACGTCAGCCCGTTTGGCGAGATGGTCGCCAACGACATCCTCCCCAAAGCCGCCTCGCAGAGCTGA